The Thermodesulfobacteriota bacterium nucleotide sequence GGGCCCAGTTCTCCGCGCCGATCTCCCGGGCGAAATCCGGAAGCGGGCGCCCCTCGACGATCTTGAACAGCCGCGCCTTCTCGAACGGCATGTTCACCAGCACCCCCATTCCCCGGTCGGCCGCCGCCGGCAGGATGCGCTCCTCCGCCATCCGGGTGTGGATGGAGTAATGGACCTGGACGAAGTCCAGCTCCCCCCGCTCCACCCAGTCGCCGAGCGGTCCGAAGTACGGCAGCTCGTGGTGGGTGACGCCGATATATCGCACGATCCCCTCCCGCTTCCAGCGACGAAGGACGGGGACGATCTGCTCGACGTTCACCAGGCTGTGAACCTGCAGCAGGTCGAGCTTCGCCCTCCACAGCCGCTGCATCGACTGATCGAGGCTCTCCTGCGCATGGCTGTCGTCGCCGAGGAACTTGCCGGTGGACCAGATCTTGTCCGCGACAAACAGCTCGTCCGCGATCCCCAGCGCGGTGGCGAAATCGCCCACGCTGATCTCGCCGGTGCCGTACAGCGGCGACGTGTCGACGACCCTCCCGCCGCCCTCCCGGAAACGCCTGAGGACTTCACGGATGTTGTCGCGCGGCTCCCCGGGGATCGCGTCGAAGGTGAGATACGTCCCGAGGCCGACGGCGGGCACCGACTCCCCGGTGCGGGGGACGGTCTTCGCGATGACGGGTTGCGATGCGCCATCCGCCGCTTTCGCGGTCCGCGCGTCCCCGAGGCTCCGGGCCAGCGCGAATCCGGCCGCCGCCAAAGCCGCGGATGCGAACATTTCGCGACGGGTCAATTTCCCGCCTTGTCTTTCCGCGGCGCCGGCGGCACTTTCTCCAGGCATGGGACGGTCCTCCTCCCAGGTTGAAGGCCATCCTTTAATTCGAATCCGGGCTTGACTAATGGATGTGTTTCCCGGGGAAATCGTTTCGCCGGAGGAAACTTCCTGCCGCGGCCGGGCTCTAACCGGTAAAGGATTCTAAGGATATCCGGCAAGGATGCGGCAGAAGGAGGTAAACGAAATGGAAATCCTC carries:
- a CDS encoding aldo/keto reductase, producing MTRREMFASAALAAAGFALARSLGDARTAKAADGASQPVIAKTVPRTGESVPAVGLGTYLTFDAIPGEPRDNIREVLRRFREGGGRVVDTSPLYGTGEISVGDFATALGIADELFVADKIWSTGKFLGDDSHAQESLDQSMQRLWRAKLDLLQVHSLVNVEQIVPVLRRWKREGIVRYIGVTHHELPYFGPLGDWVERGELDFVQVHYSIHTRMAEERILPAAADRGMGVLVNMPFEKARLFKIVEGRPLPDFAREIGAENWAQFFLKWVVSHPAVTCALPATSNPDHETENIGALRGPLPDREMRARMVKHMETIPGFDRLASM